CTGTCACTTGGATTTATCAGCATATACATTTTGAAATTAGGAGGAATTATACATGAGTTTGTTTAAAAATAGAACCGTAGTAGGAGTGAGCTGTATTCTGTTTTCACTTCTTGTCTGCTTTGGAATTACACCGATGTTTAATCGGCAAATAACACAGAAGACTGAAATTGTACGAGTGGCAAAGGATATAAAGGCTGGTGATAAGATTACAAAGGACATGATTCAAAGCGTGGAAGTAGGTAGTTATCATTTGCCGGAAACGGTTATCAAATCAACGGAAACTGTAGTAGGCTGCTACGCACTTGCTGATTTATCGATGGGAGATTATATCATTAATTCCAAAGTATCAAAAACACCGTCTGAGGAAAATGCGTATTTATATCATTTGGATGGTAGTAGACAAGCAATATCCATTACCCTCAAGGACTTTGCAAATGGACTTTCGGGCAAGTTACAGAGTGGTGATATTGTTTCGGTCATTGCACCGGATTATAAGAAGCAGGGC
The nucleotide sequence above comes from Variimorphobacter saccharofermentans. Encoded proteins:
- the cpaB gene encoding Flp pilus assembly protein CpaB produces the protein MSLFKNRTVVGVSCILFSLLVCFGITPMFNRQITQKTEIVRVAKDIKAGDKITKDMIQSVEVGSYHLPETVIKSTETVVGCYALADLSMGDYIINSKVSKTPSEENAYLYHLDGSRQAISITLKDFANGLSGKLQSGDIVSVIAPDYKKQGATVIPSELQYVEVISVTTASGYDANTGDEKENGKDEKELPSTITLLVTPEQGNILASLEAEGECHLSLVYRGETKNAKKFLDVQNKVLSELYSDEKLITEQTEKEVQTTESTGKTLSQSEVSSDDSANDAIGEEE